One genomic region from Balaenoptera musculus isolate JJ_BM4_2016_0621 chromosome X, mBalMus1.pri.v3, whole genome shotgun sequence encodes:
- the TEX13B gene encoding testis-expressed protein 13B translates to MALKPEDPSNGFQHDMVVAFINERMSRHEKGSAFYLKNIHLSWAEVEDKLRATLEDRQVPSEAKEACVWGSLALGVRFAHRQSQFYTHKVQWLQDFTELHRSAAEALVSDLKLLKAQQEVERKEAAFLLQLAHARLAEVQRERDLLKWELAQASRSLLRHPRHHHPPPPPEQVSDLLTSLQELVAKGPGLATASGTGAEGAGEEEEEAGATAPTAAAFGATEGGGRQKGVEWSEAAEGAEELRGDLMQLPGVGNQKIYTFGGQREGDLRSVGPPMLYLYGIAKSGSTASQEPPPVQLPASFPSSHSRPLFSFPDAPTPSPPAAPFTAGAPSQRSPRWGPSDSSLRSDVGGQGMGPQEPQRDGRDSDSHQQGTPPVLRRPTGCPWCKVNFSGQKTCFHCGRGIWL, encoded by the exons ATGGCCTTGAAACCCGAGGACCCCAGTAATGGGTTCCAGCATGACATGGTGGTGGCCTTCATCAACGAGAGGATGAGCAGGCACGAGAAAGGCTCTGCGTTCTATCTCAAGAATATACACTTGTCCTGGGCGGAGGTGGAGGACAAGCTCCGGGCCACACTGGAGGATCGTCAGGTGCCCAGCGAGGCCAAAGAGGCCTGTGTCTggggcagcctggccctgggcGTGCGCTTTGCCCACAGGCAGAGCCAGTTTTACACGCACAAGGTGCAGTGGCTGCAAGACTTCACCGAACTGCACAGGTCGGCCGCGGAGGCCTTGGTCTCAGACCTGAAGTTGCTCAAGGCACAGCAGGAGGTGGAGCGCAAGGAGGCGGCCTTCCTGCTGCAGCTAGCCCATGCCAGGCTGGCGGAGGTGCAGAGAGAGCGGGACCTCCTGAAGTGGGAGCTGGCGCAGGCA tcccGTTCGCTGCTGCGCCACccccgccaccaccacccccccccgcccccagaacAGGTGTCAGATCTGCTCACTTCTCTCCAGGAGCTGGTTGCAAAGGGACCAGGCCTGGCCACTGCCAGTGGGACCGGGGCAGAAGGAGcaggtgaggaggaagaggaggcaggggcCACTGCTCCTACTGCAGCCGCTTTTGGAGccacagaaggaggaggaagacagaagggtgTGGAATGGTCAGAAGCTGCCGAGGGAGCAGAGGAGCTGCGCGGAGACCTTATGCAGCTTCCCGGAGTTGGGAACCAGAAAATTTACACCTttggtgggcagagggagggagatctCAGGTCCGTGGGCCCACCCATGCTTTATTTATATGGGATAGCAAAGTCCGGGTCCACAGCCTCACAGGAACCCCCTCCTGTCCAGCTCCCTGCCTCATTCCCATCCTCACACTCACGCCCCTTATTCTCCTTCCCAGACGCACCCACACCATCCCCACCAGCAGCGCCGTTCACAGCAGGAGCTCCATCTCAGAGGTCTCCCCGCTGGGGGCCCTCTGATTCTAGCCTGCGGTCTGATGTGGGGGGCCAGGGAATGGGCCCTCAAGAACCACAAAGAGACGGGAGGGACTCTGATTCCCACCAGCAGGGGACACCTCCAGTACTTCGAAGGCCAACAGGCTGCCCTTGGTGTAAAGTGAATTTTTCAGGGCAGAAAACTTGCTTCCACTGTGGGAGGGGAATCTGGCTATAA